One Chaetodon trifascialis isolate fChaTrf1 chromosome 21, fChaTrf1.hap1, whole genome shotgun sequence genomic window carries:
- the LOC139349746 gene encoding NHP2-like protein 1 encodes MTEAQVNPKAYPLADATLTKTILDLVQQASNYKQLRKGANEATKTLNRGIAEFIVMAADAEPLEIILHLPLLCEDKNVPYVFVRSKQALGRACGVSRPVIATSVTIKEGSQLKPQIQSLQMAIERLLV; translated from the exons ATG ACTGAAGCTCAAGTGAACCCAAAGGCCTACCCGCTGGCCGACGCTACTCTGACCAAAACCATCCTGGACCTGGTGCAGCAAGCCTCCAACTACAAGCAGCTGAGGAAGGGGGCTAATGAAG CTACTAAAACCCTAAACAGAGGCATCGCTGAGTTTATTGTGATGGCTGCCGATGCTGAACCACTGGAGATCATCCTCCACCTGCCACTGCTCTGCGAGGACAAGAATGTCCCATACGTGTTTGTCCGCTCCAAGCAGGCCCTGGGCCGGGCCTGTGGGGTGTCGCGCCCCGTCATCGCTACCTCAGTCACCATCAAGGAGGGCTCTCAGCTCAAACCGCAGATTCAGTCACTTCAGATGGCTATTGAGAGACTGCTGGTGTGA
- the LOC139349736 gene encoding ketimine reductase mu-crystallin-like yields MAGPPVIIWEHAVKRLLHYRELVPRLEAALGKFSSRDSAEVIQPVRSTVPLQKHNGFLGLMPTYMENAGVLCTKFVCFYKREDNSTLPAVQATVVLLDPEYGNVKAVMDGEVITGMRTAAVSAISAKLLMRPDAEVLAILGSGRQALSHYNVFTEMFSFREVRVWSHRRQRAESFCQSVSGPVTVCASVEEAVRGADAIVTVTRCTEPVLFGQWVKPGAHVAAVGACRPNWRELDDVLMKEAVVYADSREGAMAESGDVILSGAEVFAELGDVINGTKPAHREKTTVFKSLGMGVEDAVSAELVFDQWKAEASQS; encoded by the exons ATGGCTGGGCCTCCTGTGATCATATGGGAGCATGCCGTTAAGCGCCTGCTGCATTACAGAGAGCTGGTCCCTCGTCTGGAGGCGGCTTTGGGGAAGTTCTCCAGCCGGGACAGCGCAGAGGTGATCCAGCCTGTGCGCTCCACGGTGcccctgcagaaacacaacgG CTTTCTGGGCTTGATGCCTACGTACATGGAGAACGCCGGAGTCCTGTGCACAAAGTTCGTGTGTTTCTACAAGAGGGAGGATAATTCAACCTTGCCTGCTGTGCAAGCCACAGTGGTGCTGCTGGACCCGGAGTACGGGAATGTAAAGGCT GTTATGGATGGAGAGGTGATCACAGGCATGAGGACAGCTGCAGTCTCAGCCATCTCTGCTAAG CTGCTCATGCGTCCTGATGCAGAGGTGCTGGCCATCTTGGGGTCCGGCAGACAGGCCCTGAGTCATTACAATGTCTTCACAgagatgttttcattcagagAG GTACGTGTGTGGAGCCACAGAAGACAGCGAGCGGAGAGCTTCTGCCAGTCCGTCAGTGGTCCGGTGACAGTCTGTGCGTCAGTGGAGGAGGCGGTGAGGGGAGCGGACGCCATAGTGACAGTAACCAGATGTACAGAGCCAGTGCTCTTTGGTCAGTGGGTCAAACCGGGAGCCCACGTCGCAG CAGTGGGAGCTTGCAGGCCAAACTGGCGGGAGCTGGACGACGTGTTGATGAAGGAGGCGGTGGTGTACGCTGACAGCAGGGAGGGAGCGATGGCCGAGTCCGGTGACGTCATCCTCTCTGGG GCTGAGGTGTTCGCAGAGCTTGGAGATGTTATTAATGGGACAAAACCTGCTCACAGAGAGAAGACAACCGTGTTCAAATCCCTTG GAATGGGAGTTGAAGATGCAGTGTCCGCTGAGCTCGTATTTGACCAATGGAAAGCCGAAGCCAGCCAATCATGA